A part of Sparus aurata chromosome 19, fSpaAur1.1, whole genome shotgun sequence genomic DNA contains:
- the mllt10 gene encoding protein AF-10 isoform X5, translating to MEPIVLQSVPHERYNKTCYICEDQGRESKAATGACMTCNKHGCRQAFHVTCAQFAGLLCEEQGSDADNVKYCGYCKYHHSKLRRSRGRGSRSQSLSDTSTQCMDRPPDEDKKKHKERDRHKPKHKKTMDMSPSLVLPNIMVPDKTFNSSSSGGGVNSLPAPSQKRMDDGTARFTTANFQEVSSALSSGSSKDSLAADAGKVTSEAKNKKNSSGSHAVGQRGGRKSLTSSGKPLPSAVVTMATSSTSASVSTGPFHQGLLLTSASKTPSAPSSSDFLSFSDSSLRPGGGTSFSSPPSFSSCLVKPSSEGGASEGTTTLFGSLMSATTASAVGGKLYENSHSLTASETTSLGGSAGYKRPQPSSSGPGIGAAAAAGGGVGDDGVKKKKKGNWRNRFGPCFTTDVKPSEPAPSLTLPASSVANTSSTASPSSSSSSSTLSGRPGLVSSSGLGVGVGGGGGGGGERGLGVMGVSSGIQKSPSLLRNGSLQSNSGSTTTGPGVFSGADGSSSGTGAVAVGGASSELSQQQQPTPSLAPPSPFTATAPLTSTASTHASGLPGSVFNLAPSHMFGNRLNPNSAMAALIAQSEASPADQEAGDGSVGAQGFSIRASPKTTPRSPIGGLQIRYDSAGSLLGPGLLGAGGGGGDTVPPVATSIEQLLERQWNEGQSFLLQQGAQGDVVGMLKSLHQLQEENRRLEEQIKTLTMKKERLQLLSAQLSVPFTPSTASSDVKGAHYGGTDSSLPAAAQDSTSCGGHSSSGSTSSLSTPPSVSQSPPQPQLNGIANVGAAPAGLAGVAGLMGALGAGSALGMGGIVGALNGVIQTPAGTASPHTHTTGASTGVTLPVNNSSSATSKNSAARLGLLSEQQRLILQQHQLQQLLSSQHSAEQQQVLLYQLMQQQQDLQQLQSLSSSAQIPSIPLSSAQLPINNLLPGAQSQGQGAIAANPFLALQHAHPDTHASGAQKPRLAEKAMGVGGQEKT from the exons ATGGAACCCATCGTACTCCAGTCTGTGCCCCATGAACGCTACAACAAG acaTGTTATATCTGTGAGGACCAGGGCAGAGAGAGTAAAGCAGCCACTGGAGCTTGTATGACCtgcaacaaacatggctgcaggcAGGCCTTCCATGTCACATG CGCCCAGTTTGCAGGGTTGTTATGTGAGGAACAAGGATCGGATGCAGACAATGTCAAGTACTGTGGCTATTGCAAATACCACCACAGCAAGTTG CGAAGGAGCAGGGGCCGTGGTAGTAGGTCTCAAAGCTTAAGTGACACTTCCACTCAGTGTATGGATAGACCCCCAGACGAGGACAAGAAG AAACACAAGGAGCGGGACAGACACAAACCGAAACACAAGAAGACGATGGACATGTCGCCCTCCCTCGTCCTACCAAACATCATGGTCCCAGACAAG AccttcaacagcagcagctcagggGGAGGCGTCAACTCTCTGCCGGCGCCCTCGCAGAAGCGGATGGACGACGGCACGGCCCGTTTCACCACTGCCAACTTTCAAGAAGTGTCGTCCGCACTCTCCAGCGGCAGCTCCAAAGACAGCTTGGCTGCAGACGCTGGGAAGGTGACGTCCGAGGcgaagaacaagaagaacagCAGCGGCAGTCACGCAGTGGGACAGAGGGGCGGCCGCAAGTCTCTCACCTCCTCAGGGAAACCCCTCCCCTCCGCCGTGGTCACCATGGCAACCTCCTCCACGTCTGCCTCAGTTTCCACTGGGCCTTTCCACCAAG GCCTCCTGTTGACCAGTGCCAGCAAGACGCCCTCTGCTCCTTCCTCCTCCGACTTCCTAAGCTTCTCAGATTCATCGTTGCGTCCCGGGGGTGGGACTAGCTTCTCCTCCCCGCCATCTTTCAGCAGCTGCCTTGTGAAGCCGAGCTCAGAAGGTGGAGCTTCAGAGGGAACAACGACACTCTTTGGTTCTCTGATGTCCGCCACTACAGCTTCTGCAG TGGGCGGGAAGCTGTATGAGAATTCCCACAGTCTCACAGCCAGCGAGACGACAAGCCTCGGTGGGTCCGCTGGCTACAAACGGCCCCAGCCCTCCAGCTCAGGGCCAGGGATCGGAGCCGccgcagcagcaggaggaggagtaggggATGATggagtgaagaagaaaaagaagggcAACTGGCGAAACAGATTTGGACCTTGCTTCACCACGGACGTGAAGCCTTCAGAGCCAGCTCCTTCCCTGACTCTACCCGCCTCCTCCGTGGCCAACacctcctccaccgcctccccgtcctcctcctcctcatcctcgaCACTCTCAGGCCGGCCGGGCTTAGTCTCCAGCAGTGGATTAGGAGTGGGAGTTGGggggggcggaggaggaggaggagagagggggctTGGGGTCATGGGTGTCAGCAGTGGGATTCAAAAGTCCCCGTCACTCCTCAGGAATGGGAGTCTGCAAAGCAACAGCGGCTCCACAACCACTGGGCCAG GTGTTTTCTCTGGCGCAGATGGGTCATCGTCTGGGACAGGAGCCGTCGCCGTGGGCGGGGCCAGCTCCGAGTTGTCCCAGCAACagcagcccacgccttcgctaGCCCCTCCCTCCCCGTTCACCGCCACGGCACCACTAACCAGCACAGCCTCCACACAT GCGAGCGGTCTGCCGGGGTCCGTCTTCAACCTCGCTCCCTCCCACATGTTCGGTAACAGGCTGAACCCCAACTCGGCCATGGCGGCCCTCATCGCCCAGTCTGAGGCCTCACCAGCAG atCAGGAGGCAGGAGACGGCAGCGTCGGAGCTCAGGGCTTCTCCATAAGAGCTTCTCCGAAGACCACCCCGCG CTCTCCCATTGGCGGCCTGCAGATCCGCTATGACTCCGCGGGGTCGTTGCTGGGGCCGGGGTTGCTAGGGGCGGGGGGAGGCGGCGGGGACACTGTGCCCCCGGTGGCCACCAGCATAGAGCAGCTCCTGGAGAGACAGTGGAACGAGGGGCAGAGCTTCCTGCTGCAGCAGGGAGCGCAGGGAGAtg tGGTGGGCATGTTGAAGTCCCTCCaccagctgcaggaggagaacaggaggcTGGAGGAGCAGATTAAAACTCTGACCATGAAGAAGGAGAGACTGCAGCTTCTCAGCGCTCAGCTATCAGTGCCTTTCACCCCCTCCACGGCCTCTTCTG ATGTGAAAGGAGCCCACTATGGAGGGACTGACTCATCGTTACCTGCTGCAGCTCAG gacAGTACGTCATGTGGTGGCCACAGCAGTAGTGGTTCCACCTCGTCCCTCTCcacccctccctctgtctcccagAGCCCGCCCCAGCCGCAGCTGAACGGCATCGCCAACGTGGGAGCGGCCCCGGCTGGGCTGGCTGGCGTAGCAGGGCTGATGGGCGCTCTGGGTGCAGGGAGCGCGCTTGGAATGGGGGGAATCGTCGGGGCGCTTAACGGGGTGATCCAGACGCCGGCGGGCACCGCaagccctcacacacacaccacaggagCATCTACGGGCGTCACGTTGCCCGTTAATAACAG CAGCTCAGCAACTAGTAAGAACAG CGCTGCGCGGCTTGGCCTGCTGTCGGAGCAGCAGAGACTCAtcctgcagcagcatcagctccagcagctgctgTCCTCGCAGCATTCAGcg gagcagcagcaggtgttgctctaccaactgatgcagcagcagcaggacctccagcagctgcagtccctctcctcctctgcccagATTCCCTCCATCCCGCTCTCCTCTGCTCAGCTGCccatcaacaacctgctgcCCGGCGCCCAGAGCCAGGGCCAAGGCGCCATCGCCGCCAACCCCTTCCTGGCGCTGCAGCACGCACACCCTGACACACACGCCTCGGGGGCACAGAAGCCACGTCTAGCAGAGAAGGCTATGGGCGTCGGGGGGCAGGAGAAGACATGA
- the mllt10 gene encoding protein AF-10 isoform X1, whose translation MVSGERCLAADDEFSTSNMKEMIGGCCVCSDERGWAENPLVYCDGHGCNVAVHQACYGIVQVPTGPWFCRKCESQERAARVRCELCPHKDGALKRTDNGGWAHVVCALYIPEVEFANVSTMEPIVLQSVPHERYNKTCYICEDQGRESKAATGACMTCNKHGCRQAFHVTCAQFAGLLCEEQGSDADNVKYCGYCKYHHSKLRRSRGRGSRSQSLSDTSTQCMDRPPDEDKKKHKERDRHKPKHKKTMDMSPSLVLPNIMVPDKTFNSSSSGGGVNSLPAPSQKRMDDGTARFTTANFQEVSSALSSGSSKDSLAADAGKVTSEAKNKKNSSGSHAVGQRGGRKSLTSSGKPLPSAVVTMATSSTSASVSTGPFHQGLLLTSASKTPSAPSSSDFLSFSDSSLRPGGGTSFSSPPSFSSCLVKPSSEGGASEGTTTLFGSLMSATTASAVGGKLYENSHSLTASETTSLGGSAGYKRPQPSSSGPGIGAAAAAGGGVGDDGVKKKKKGNWRNRFGPCFTTDVKPSEPAPSLTLPASSVANTSSTASPSSSSSSSTLSGRPGLVSSSGLGVGVGGGGGGGGERGLGVMGVSSGIQKSPSLLRNGSLQSNSGSTTTGPGVFSGADGSSSGTGAVAVGGASSELSQQQQPTPSLAPPSPFTATAPLTSTASTHASGLPGSVFNLAPSHMFGNRLNPNSAMAALIAQSEASPADQEAGDGSVGAQGFSIRASPKTTPRSPIGGLQIRYDSAGSLLGPGLLGAGGGGGDTVPPVATSIEQLLERQWNEGQSFLLQQGAQGDVVGMLKSLHQLQEENRRLEEQIKTLTMKKERLQLLSAQLSVPFTPSTASSDVKGAHYGGTDSSLPAAAQDSTSCGGHSSSGSTSSLSTPPSVSQSPPQPQLNGIANVGAAPAGLAGVAGLMGALGAGSALGMGGIVGALNGVIQTPAGTASPHTHTTGASTGVTLPVNNSSSATSKNSAARLGLLSEQQRLILQQHQLQQLLSSQHSAEQQQVLLYQLMQQQQDLQQLQSLSSSAQIPSIPLSSAQLPINNLLPGAQSQGQGAIAANPFLALQHAHPDTHASGAQKPRLAEKAMGVGGQEKT comes from the exons gCTGGGCTCATGTGGTTTGTGCCCTTTACATACCTGAGGTCGAATTTGCCAATGTCTCAACTATGGAACCCATCGTACTCCAGTCTGTGCCCCATGAACGCTACAACAAG acaTGTTATATCTGTGAGGACCAGGGCAGAGAGAGTAAAGCAGCCACTGGAGCTTGTATGACCtgcaacaaacatggctgcaggcAGGCCTTCCATGTCACATG CGCCCAGTTTGCAGGGTTGTTATGTGAGGAACAAGGATCGGATGCAGACAATGTCAAGTACTGTGGCTATTGCAAATACCACCACAGCAAGTTG CGAAGGAGCAGGGGCCGTGGTAGTAGGTCTCAAAGCTTAAGTGACACTTCCACTCAGTGTATGGATAGACCCCCAGACGAGGACAAGAAG AAACACAAGGAGCGGGACAGACACAAACCGAAACACAAGAAGACGATGGACATGTCGCCCTCCCTCGTCCTACCAAACATCATGGTCCCAGACAAG AccttcaacagcagcagctcagggGGAGGCGTCAACTCTCTGCCGGCGCCCTCGCAGAAGCGGATGGACGACGGCACGGCCCGTTTCACCACTGCCAACTTTCAAGAAGTGTCGTCCGCACTCTCCAGCGGCAGCTCCAAAGACAGCTTGGCTGCAGACGCTGGGAAGGTGACGTCCGAGGcgaagaacaagaagaacagCAGCGGCAGTCACGCAGTGGGACAGAGGGGCGGCCGCAAGTCTCTCACCTCCTCAGGGAAACCCCTCCCCTCCGCCGTGGTCACCATGGCAACCTCCTCCACGTCTGCCTCAGTTTCCACTGGGCCTTTCCACCAAG GCCTCCTGTTGACCAGTGCCAGCAAGACGCCCTCTGCTCCTTCCTCCTCCGACTTCCTAAGCTTCTCAGATTCATCGTTGCGTCCCGGGGGTGGGACTAGCTTCTCCTCCCCGCCATCTTTCAGCAGCTGCCTTGTGAAGCCGAGCTCAGAAGGTGGAGCTTCAGAGGGAACAACGACACTCTTTGGTTCTCTGATGTCCGCCACTACAGCTTCTGCAG TGGGCGGGAAGCTGTATGAGAATTCCCACAGTCTCACAGCCAGCGAGACGACAAGCCTCGGTGGGTCCGCTGGCTACAAACGGCCCCAGCCCTCCAGCTCAGGGCCAGGGATCGGAGCCGccgcagcagcaggaggaggagtaggggATGATggagtgaagaagaaaaagaagggcAACTGGCGAAACAGATTTGGACCTTGCTTCACCACGGACGTGAAGCCTTCAGAGCCAGCTCCTTCCCTGACTCTACCCGCCTCCTCCGTGGCCAACacctcctccaccgcctccccgtcctcctcctcctcatcctcgaCACTCTCAGGCCGGCCGGGCTTAGTCTCCAGCAGTGGATTAGGAGTGGGAGTTGGggggggcggaggaggaggaggagagagggggctTGGGGTCATGGGTGTCAGCAGTGGGATTCAAAAGTCCCCGTCACTCCTCAGGAATGGGAGTCTGCAAAGCAACAGCGGCTCCACAACCACTGGGCCAG GTGTTTTCTCTGGCGCAGATGGGTCATCGTCTGGGACAGGAGCCGTCGCCGTGGGCGGGGCCAGCTCCGAGTTGTCCCAGCAACagcagcccacgccttcgctaGCCCCTCCCTCCCCGTTCACCGCCACGGCACCACTAACCAGCACAGCCTCCACACAT GCGAGCGGTCTGCCGGGGTCCGTCTTCAACCTCGCTCCCTCCCACATGTTCGGTAACAGGCTGAACCCCAACTCGGCCATGGCGGCCCTCATCGCCCAGTCTGAGGCCTCACCAGCAG atCAGGAGGCAGGAGACGGCAGCGTCGGAGCTCAGGGCTTCTCCATAAGAGCTTCTCCGAAGACCACCCCGCG CTCTCCCATTGGCGGCCTGCAGATCCGCTATGACTCCGCGGGGTCGTTGCTGGGGCCGGGGTTGCTAGGGGCGGGGGGAGGCGGCGGGGACACTGTGCCCCCGGTGGCCACCAGCATAGAGCAGCTCCTGGAGAGACAGTGGAACGAGGGGCAGAGCTTCCTGCTGCAGCAGGGAGCGCAGGGAGAtg tGGTGGGCATGTTGAAGTCCCTCCaccagctgcaggaggagaacaggaggcTGGAGGAGCAGATTAAAACTCTGACCATGAAGAAGGAGAGACTGCAGCTTCTCAGCGCTCAGCTATCAGTGCCTTTCACCCCCTCCACGGCCTCTTCTG ATGTGAAAGGAGCCCACTATGGAGGGACTGACTCATCGTTACCTGCTGCAGCTCAG gacAGTACGTCATGTGGTGGCCACAGCAGTAGTGGTTCCACCTCGTCCCTCTCcacccctccctctgtctcccagAGCCCGCCCCAGCCGCAGCTGAACGGCATCGCCAACGTGGGAGCGGCCCCGGCTGGGCTGGCTGGCGTAGCAGGGCTGATGGGCGCTCTGGGTGCAGGGAGCGCGCTTGGAATGGGGGGAATCGTCGGGGCGCTTAACGGGGTGATCCAGACGCCGGCGGGCACCGCaagccctcacacacacaccacaggagCATCTACGGGCGTCACGTTGCCCGTTAATAACAG CAGCTCAGCAACTAGTAAGAACAG CGCTGCGCGGCTTGGCCTGCTGTCGGAGCAGCAGAGACTCAtcctgcagcagcatcagctccagcagctgctgTCCTCGCAGCATTCAGcg gagcagcagcaggtgttgctctaccaactgatgcagcagcagcaggacctccagcagctgcagtccctctcctcctctgcccagATTCCCTCCATCCCGCTCTCCTCTGCTCAGCTGCccatcaacaacctgctgcCCGGCGCCCAGAGCCAGGGCCAAGGCGCCATCGCCGCCAACCCCTTCCTGGCGCTGCAGCACGCACACCCTGACACACACGCCTCGGGGGCACAGAAGCCACGTCTAGCAGAGAAGGCTATGGGCGTCGGGGGGCAGGAGAAGACATGA